The following are encoded in a window of Alosa sapidissima isolate fAloSap1 chromosome 12, fAloSap1.pri, whole genome shotgun sequence genomic DNA:
- the LOC121678151 gene encoding uncharacterized protein LOC121678151 isoform X6, protein MPVGKSKPCRRRSVIVPYGLKTWLECLAMAVAKECPKCMRRFIAKYCQELMEYRNENPMMDIRDLVLTYQSLRENRRSLKKHYHVDGQYSQFKCFSWCTTLSSCDAHNVQAEIQRTERTDDMGQSVAIETSTASKDLISCHSEDVSKAIGLYMSQPGKENEQGPSATTSEAIPDVVVHNKAPALVPTPNLSRAPSGDLQDGNVVEKELGCQATDRLTYQQSTDISRSPSEELLSEYEQLSDGEFEIGAQHVSAIAVRYLSETMMEYEQFSEGGFGIATQKISDVSLQEITSSEERMSDESYGSPKLSPMSSSESAVRVASPLQTVEFHHLRDNKHEIDVRASAEQLDLTSSCMLYRSSYDSLSEEEESAESATILERSHSEAVLRTISLEERLNRQEERSKEETYFSGVTDETLLDDGEEDADLVVLYEAPSDECVVSSENSEISADVCGDLSPTQEGASVSVHSSFMVTKGSVVMGTTPSVRCLTLSPVSSDVKTVMELPDVSGDVNIPREEDMTSQHVATEIKRHIPLRPSSESINFASSWDQARLHSSSKPRVKDLSRLSSLTRQSNRTTLNEKEGSASGFTEDHLSTMAHTESSITVLFENSDEDVDDESESLAVAESLAEYHSIPEVVIVHKAPSFEELPETDEEDLHRSESSVGRPDSLSGAQGSQSSVTSPTMSVGAENTDGTPYVVIIHKAPSEKDLPDTPFTPGVENMVGSGSALAEDVARLPLVHDKLPPKAPHQSEEKSSEAETAANPPAKTLYDEVVGDALKTSESLRSPRLGPTSSCILEAAKDSDTTTHVVIIHKASSGEGFPEVSITSNVESVGPQSSLKWVPSANESVTSSGTQSLNERDKSVSSVTTKSPRLTPQRSKGDVSRTTSSDRLSVSASGLNEDIYEVQLSVDTEKDSVGQSVKDSVGTANSAERLRDSSCISGALEISVSNSCVIFSSNDDDIAFENGSSTLHSDHYHSLTKSDTSAECCATLNERFNEMPVDDTLEMRTASLQQSSEGIQFSSISKDAEEADYSPNVVNISREKLPESGVTLGLLEKVPFAASKKTEDDTLDVHNSRIDTVFVGPSEAAEQRVAYVRTPSEDEISTDISVVIRSDSKLSPRHLSGDVSERVSSEHLQVSTSGLWSTPGMSAEDISEPTLSIQEVILDNTSGVVKCSSHIKLDREPSELTTTKESSTVTSSEKSVETSFDGTTEAKMASSQSSSERIQSNCILEAVEVAEIIPHVVIHKAPSGAELTETGSSCSLGHGSLSATDSLDVQKSVSGTSVVAPPESTEERVAYIRTPSQDEISGEVSVVIVRSPRVSPHHSIGDISKRASSEQLQVPNSGLASTPTVLVEDTTELLISHEDVSSEKTLDIAQCSSDSILEREEACEMATTRASPPPPTPSGQHIAEIVKSDERLKSPVLSPRSSWASEKLNEISVDGMLEVTLTSSQPSLECIQPPSMLKSADDSEMSPHMLIIQKEPSIVENPESDMTTGMLEVIPPAASKSSLDDLKHLAYDTLDVEKLGSDTAVVAPTEKEQTTIYKQILSQDEICAEVSVVRIRSPGLSPCHSSGDVSKRASTEQLQVSTSGLVSTPSVSAEDISEPTLSVEETSDVVKCSSHDDLERKPPELRTKEASSTVTENENSAETSFDGTTEAKMASLQSSSERIQSNCILEAVEVAEIIPHVVIIHKAPSGAELTETGSSCSLGHGSLSATDSLDVQKSVSGTSVVAPPESIEERIAYIRTPSQDEISGEVSVVIVRSPRVSPRHSIGDISKRASSEQLQVPTSGLASRVEDTTELLISHEDVSSEKTLDIAQCSSDSILEREEPCETATTRASPPPPTPSGQHIAEMVKSDKRLKSPVLSLISSCASEKSNKISVDGMLEVTLTSSQPSLESIQPPSMLKSADDSEMSPHILIIQKEPSIVENPESDMTTGVLVRIPPAASKIAQDDVKHLAYDTLDVEKSESDTAVVASPEKEQRTVYIRIPSQDEICAEVSVVSIKSPQLSPRHSSGNVSERVSTEHLQVSTSGLVSAPTVPTSAKDVSEDTFKMQANGIGSPITSSTFSEGSFHLDPSQGFSPVRSPSAILLKTKDHLKEAKISCEEMLAQDTTKILSQEKIPSPGLSPMVSEIIGVWCDNLSEEQQDETDESLEGLFLKWPRKACVSAESLDLETETDINEVAIVEEVHQQSSKTDFAENLKNTIPAATTISATALIAPSTRIPSKDSVEVMPTLSREKITFPRLSPKSSYVLQRSSPDGHQSRCLSPLSSSVRGHSPERLESPRSSPVTEFLSSVEWATQTSRSSLPIIDKATQMSRTSLLLISQASQTSRTLLAGAKQESRPSFPSVDQETQISWTLPQGIDKRTQISRTPVTSSDQGSQMSSVNLHNQGTQMIIPQEVSVTETTVDSRKLTCQSSSAGNWDDGKQSAHDISPGGFKEAEETQKDKIWTLYHLGQKNDEGLLSTQVLSEPPFNGEAYIRNFGTGAVLLSERRRERLKPLSAPIRGRLVSASAFKPGQRPSSLGPSEVVIRPPHPPSRSSSTLPDYVLVVDTETVNLDNFFNAPGTNQVQTNPLAWMSSQF, encoded by the exons ATGCCGGTGGGAAAGTCCAAGCCATGTCGCCGGCGCAGTGTTATTGTTCCCTACGGACTCAAAACTTGGCTGGAATGTCTCGCCATGGCTGTAGCGAAGGAATGTCCCAAATGCATGAGGCGTTTCATTGCAAAGTACTGTCAAGAGCTCATGGAGTACAGAAATG AAAACCCCATGATGGACATCAGGGATCTTGTCTTAACATACCAGAGTTTAAGAG AGAACAGAAGATCTTTAAAAAAGCATTATCATGTGGATGGACAATATTCCCAATTTAAATGTTTTAGCTGGTGCACAACACTTTCTTCCTGTGATGCCCATAACGTCCAAGCAGAGATCCAAAGAACTGAACGGACAGATGATATGGGGCAGTCTGTGGCCATCGAGACATCTACCGCATCAAAAGATTTGATCAGTTGTCATTCCGAAGATGTCTCTAAAGCTATTGGGCTGTATATGAGTCAGCCTGGCAAAGAGAATGAACAAGGGCCTTCTGCTACCACCTCTGAAGCAATCCCTGATGTTGTGGTCCACAATAAGGCACCCGCGTTGGTACCCACACCAAATCTGAGCCGAGCTCCATCAGGGGACCTTCAGGATGGCAATGTGGTTGAGAAGGAATTAGGTTGCCAAGCTACAGACAGACTAACTTACCAACAAAGCACTGATATATCTAGAAGCCCCTCAGAAGAACTcttgagtgaatatgaacagcTTTCAGATGGTGAATTTGAGATTGGTGCACAGCATGTGTCGGCGATTGCAGTCAGATATCTGTCAGAAACCATGATGGAATATGAACAGTTTTCAGAGGGTGGATTTGGGATTGCTACACAAAAGATTTCCGATGTGTCATTGCAAGAAATAACCAGTAGTGAAGAAAGAATGTCAGATGAGAGTTATGGATCTCCAAAATTATCTCCCATGTCATCCAGTGAATCAG CTGTCCGAGTGGCATCACCTCTACAGACAGTTGAGTTCCATCATCTGAGAGACAACAAACATGAGATTGATGTGAGAGCATCTGCTGAACAACTTGATTTGACTTCAAGCTGCATGCTGTACAGATCCTCATATGACTCACTgtcagaggaggaggaatcgGCTGAATCGGCTACGATTTTAGAAAGGTCTCACAGCGAAGCAGTACTGAGGACGATCAGCCTGGAAGAGAGA CTGAACAGACAAGAAGAAAGATCAAAAGAGGAAACTTATTTTTCAGGAGTAACAGATGAAACTCTACTGGATGATGGTGAAGAGGATGCTGATTTAGTTGTCCTCTATGAAGCGCCCTCAGATGAATGTGTAGTTTCATCTGAGAATTCAGAAA TTTCAGCGGATGTGTGTGGAGACCTGTCGCCAACTCAGGAAGGCGCCTCAGTTTCTGTGCATTCCAGTTTCATGGTCACAAAAGGCAGTGTTGTAATGGGAACTACACCTTCAGTGCGATGTCTCACATTGTCTCCTGTGTCATCAGATGTTAAGA CAGTTATGGAACTACCTGATGTCTCTGGAGATGTCAATATTCCAAGGGAAGAGGACATGACAAGTCAACATGTTGCCACTGAGATAAAGAGACACATCCCTTTGAGACCTTCTTCAGAGAGCATTAATTTTGCCTCAAGTTGGGACCAGGCCAGACTACATTCTAGTTCTAAGCCAAGAGTGAAAGACCTTTCAAGATTATCATCTCTAACAAGACAATCAAACAGAACTACATTAAATGAGAAAGAGGGTTCAGCAAGTGGTTTCACTGAAGACCATCTGAGCACAATGGCACATACAGAGTCTTCTATCACAGTACTCTTTGAGAATTCAGACGAAGATGTTGATGATGAAAGTGAATCCTTAGCTGTTGCTGAAAGTTTAGCAGAGTATCATTCCATTCCGGAGGTGGTGATTGTCCACAAAGCTCCATCATTTGAGGAACTGCCTGAGACAGATGAGGAGGACCTTCATAGATCAGAGTCCTCTGTGGGGAGGCCTGATTCTCTCAGTGGTGCACAGGGATCCCAATCTAGTGTAACGTCTCCCACAATGTCAG TGGGTGCTGAAAATACAGATGGGACACCATATGTGGTGATCATTCACAAAGCTCCTTCTGAGAAAGACCTTCCTGATACTCCGTTTACACCAGGAGTAGAAAATATGGTTGGATCTGGATCAGCTTTAG CAGAAGATGTCGCTAGATTACCATTGGTTCATGATAAACTACCACCAAAGGCGCCACATCAGTCAGAGGAGAAATCATCTGAAGCAGAAACGGCTGCAAATCCACCAGCAAAGACATTGTATGATGAGGTTGTTGGAGATGCATTGAAAACATCAGAGAGCCTTAGATCTCCTAGATTAGGACCAACGTCATCTTGCATATTAG AAGCTGCTAAAGACTCAGACACTACTACCCATGTGGTAATCATTCATAAAGCTTCCTCTGGCGAGGGTTTTCCTGAAGTTAGCATTACATCTAATGTTGAGAGTGTTGGGCCACAGTCCTCTCTGAAGTGGGTGCCATCAGCAAATGAAAGTGTGACCTCTTCTGGAACACAGAGTTTAAATGAAAGAGATAAAAGTGTCTCATCAGTGACAACCAAATCCCCAAGATTGACTCCGCAGCGTTCAAAGGGAGATGTTTCTAGAACAACATCATCAGATCGCCTCAGTGTTTCAGCCTCTGGCTTGAATGAAGATATCTATGAAGTTCAATTGAGTGTTGACACTGAAAAGGACTCTGTTGGACAAAGTGTAAAGGACTCTGTTGGAACAGCCAATTCAGCGGAGAGACTCAGAGACTCATCTTGCATATCTGGTGCACTCGAAATATCAG TTTCAAACAGTTGTGTTATATTTTCATCTAATGATGATGACATTGCATTTGAAAATGGATCCTCCACCCTACATTCAGATCATTACCACTCACTCACCAAGTCAGACACTAGTGCAGAGTGTTGTGCTACACTAAATG AGAGATTTAATGAAATGCCAGTTGATGATACACTTGAAATGAGAACAGCATCCTTACAACAAAGCTCCGAAGGAATTCAGTTCTCTTCCATATCAAAAGATGCTGAAGAGGCTGACTATTCACCTAATGTGGTAAACATCTCTAGAGAGAAACTTCCTGAATCTGGTGTAACATTGGGACTGTTGGAGAAAGTGCCGTTTGCGGCCTCCAAAAAAACAGAGGATGATACTTTGGATGTtcacaattcaagaattgacACGGTTTTTGTAGGCCCATCTGAAGCAGCAGAGCAAAGAGTTGCTTATGTAAGGACACCTAGTGAAGATGAAATCAGTACAGACATTTCAGTAGTTATCAGATCAGACTCAAAACTATCTCCTCGCCATTTAAGTGGAGATGTCTCTGAGAGAGTTTCCTCCGAGCACCTTCAGGTGTCAACCTCTGGCCTGTGGTCAACTCCTGGTATGTCAGCGGAAGACATTTCTGAACCAACTTTGAGTATTCAGGAAGTGATTTTAGACAACACATCAGGTGTAGTTAAATGTTCAAGCCACATTAAACTGGATAGGGAACCATCTGAATTGACAACAACGAAAGAATCTTCAACTGTTACATCAAGTG AAAAGTCAGTTGAAACTTCATTTGATGGTACAACTGAAGCTAAAATGGCGTCATCACAATCAAGTTCAGAAAGAATTCAGTCCAATTGCATTTTGGAGGCTGTTGAAGTGGCAGAAATTATTCCTCATGTGGTAATTCATAAGGCACCTTCTGGGGCAGAACTTACTGAAACTGGTAGTTCATGCTCATTAGGTCATGGAAGCCTTTCAGCCACCGATAGTTTAGATGTTCAGAAGTCAGTAAGTGGCACTTCTGTTGTAGCACCACCTGAATCAACAGAGGAAAGAGTTGCTTATATAAGGACACCCAGTCAAGATGAAATCAGTGGTGAAGTTTCAGTAGTTATAGTCAGATCCCCAAGAGTGTCTCCTCACCATTCAATTGGAGATATCTCTAAGAGAGCTTCCTCCGAGCAGCTTCAGGTGCCAAACTCTGGCCTGGCATCCACTCCCACAGTGTTAGTAGAAGACACTACTGAACTGCTGATAAGTCATGAGGACGTGTCTTCAGAGAAAACATTAGACATAGCTCAATGTTCAAGTGACAGTATATTAGAGAGGGAGGAGGCATGCGAGATGGCAACAACCAgagcatcaccaccaccacctacacCAAGTGGCCAGCACATCGCTGAGATAGTGAAGTCAGATGAGAGACTCAAATCTCCAGTGTTATCCCCCAGATCGTCATGGGCATCTG agaaattaaatgaaatttcAGTTGATGGTATGCTTGAAGTGACGTTGACATCTTCACAGCCAAGCTTAGAATGTATTCAACCCCCTTCCATGTTGAAAAGTGCCGACGATTCAGAAATGAGTCCTCATATGTTGATCATTCAGAAGGAACCCTCAATAGTGGAAAATCCTGAATCTGATATGACAACAGGGATGTTGGAGGTAATACCACCTGCAGCTTCCAAAAGTTCACTGGATGATTTAAAACATTTAGCCTATGACACTTTGGATGTTGAGAAGTTAGGAAGTGACACTGCTGTCGTAGCACCAACTGAAAAAGAGCAAACAACTATTTATAAACAGATACTTAGTCAAGATGAAATATGTGCTGAAGTTTCAGTAGTAAGAATCAGATCTCCAGGATTGTCTCCTTGCCATTCAAGTGGAGATGTCTCTAAGAGAGCTTCCACAGAGCAGCTTCAGGTGTCAACCTCTGGCCTGGTGTCAACTCCCAGTGTGTCAGCAGAAGACATTTCTGAACCAACTTTGAGTGTTGAGGAAACATCAGATGTAGTTAAATGTTCAAGCCACGATGACCTAGAGAGGAAACCCCCGGAACTGAGAACAAAGGAAGCATCTTCAACTGTTACAGAAAATG AAAATTCAGCTGAAACTTCATTTGATGGTACAACTGAAGCTAAAATGGCATCGTTACAATCAAGTTCAGAAAGAATTCAGTCTAATTGCATCTTGGAGGCTGTTGAAGTGGCAGAAATTATTCCTCATGTGGTAATTATTCACAAGGCACCTTCTGGGGCAGAACTTACTGAAACTGGTAGTTCATGCTCACTAGGTCATGGAAGTCTTTCAGCCACCGATAGTTTAGATGTTCAGAAGTCAGTAAGTGGCACTTCTGTTGTAGCACCACCTGAATCAATAGAGGAAAGAATTGCTTATATAAGGACACCCAGTCAAGATGAAATCAGTGGTGAAGTTTCAGTAGTTATAGTCAGATCCCCAAGAGTGTCTCCTCGCCATTCAATTGGAGATATCTCTAAGAGAGCTTCCTCCGAGCAGCTTCAGGTGCCAACCTCTGGCCTGGCATCAAGAGTAGAAGACACTACTGAACTGCTGATAAGTCATGAGGACGTGTCTTCAGAGAAAACATTAGACATAGCTCAATGTTCAAGTGACAGTATATTAGAGAGGGAGGAGCCATGCGAGACGGCAACAACCAgagcatcaccaccaccacctacacCAAGTGGCCAGCACATCGCTGAGATGGTGAAGTCAGACAAGAGACTCAAATCTCCAGTGTTATCCCTCATTTCATCATGTGCATCTG AGAAATCAAATAAAATTTCAGTTGATGGTATGCTTGAAGTGACGTTGACATCTTCACAGCCAAGCTTAGAAAGTATTCAACCCCCTTCCATGTTGAAAAGCGCTGACGATTCAGAAATGAGTCCTCATATTTTGATTATTCAGAAGGAACCCTCAATAGTGGAAAATCCTGAATCTGATATGACAACAGGGGTGTTGGTGAGAATACCACCTGCAGCTTCCAAAATTGCACAGGATGATGTAAAACATTTAGCCTATGACACTTTGGATGTTGAGAAGTCAGAAAGTGACACTGCTGTCGTGGCATCACCTGAAAAAGAACAAAGAACTGTTTATATACGGATACCTAGTCAAGATGAAATATGTGCTGAAGTTTCAGTAGTAAGTATCAAATCTCCACAATTGTCTCCTCGCCATTCAAGTGGAAATGTCTCTGAGAGAGTTTCCACAGAGCACCTTCAAGTGTCAACCTCTGGCCTGGTGTCAGCTCCCACTGTCCCAACGTCAGCAAAAGACGTTTCAGAGGACACTTTCAAGATGCAAGCAAATGGAATTGGATCTCCCATAACATCATCAACATTCAGTGAAGGATCTTTTCACCTGGATCCATCACAGGGTTTCAGCCCAGTCAGAAGTCCCTCTGCTATCCTTCTAAAAACAAAAGATCATCTGAAAGAAGCTAAAATATCTTGTGAGGAGATGCTGGCACAGGACACAACTAAAATATTGTCTCAAGAAAAGATTCCATCCCCAGGATTATCCCCTATGGTCTCTGAAATTATAGGTGTCTGGTGTG ACAATTTATCTGAAGAGCAGCAGGATGAAACGGATGAATCACTGGAAGGCCTGTTCCTTAAGTGGCCTAGAAAAGCATGTGTGTCAG CAGAGTCATTGGACTTGGAAACTGAAACTGACATAAATGAAGTGGCAATTGTGGAGGAAGTGCATCAGCAGTCTTCCAAAACCGACTTCGCTGAAAATCTAAAAAACACCATACCTGCTGCAACAACAATATCTGCTACAGCCTTGATAGCACCTTCTACTAGAATACCAAGTAAAGACAGTGTAGAGGTGATGCCAACACTATCAAGAGAGAAAATCACATTTCCTAGATTGTCTCCTAAATCATCCTATGTTCTAC AGAGGTCGTCTCCTGATGGACATCAAAGCAGATGTCTATCACCACTGTCAAGCAGCGTAAGAGGCCATTCCCCAGAGAGACTGGAATCTCCTCGGTCATCGCCAGTCACAG AGTTTCTGTCCTCAGTTGAATGGGCAACACAGACTTCCAGATCATCACTCCCTATTATTGATAAAGCCACACAGATGTCTAGAACCTCACTCCTATTAATCAGTCAAGCCTCTCAAACATCAAGAACACTGCTAGCAGGGGCTAAGCAAGAATCAAGACCATCATTTCCATCTGTTGATCAAGAGACTCAGATATCCTGGACATTGCCTCAGGGTATTGATAAGAGAACTCAGATATCAAGAACACCAGTGACATCTTCTGACCAGGGCTCACAAATGTCATCAGTCAATCTGCACAATCAGGGCACACAGATGATTATTCCGCAAGAGGTGTCAGTAACTGAAACGACTGTTGACTCAAGGAAATTGACTTGCCAATCCTCATCAGCTGGTAATTGGG ATGATGGAAAGCAGTCTGCACATGATATCAGTCCTGGAGGTTTTAAGGAGGCTGAAGAAACGCAGAAGGATAAGATATGGACTCTCTACCACTTAGGACAAAAGAACGATGAAGGGTTGTTGTCCACACAAGTACTGTCTGAACCTCCATTTAATGGAGAGGCCTACATCCGAAACTTTGGGACAGGGGCTGTCCTTCTCTCAGAGCGGcgtagagagagactgaaaccaCTTTCAGCCCCTATTAGGGGGAGGCTAGTTTCAGCCAGTGCTTTTAAGCCTGGGCAGAGGCCATCCTCCCTCGGACCTAGTGAAGTGGTCATCCGGCCCCCTCATCCACCAAGCAGGTCCTCCTCAACTCTGCCTGACTATGTGTTGGTGGTGGACACTGAGACTGTTAATCTGGACAATTTCTTTAATGCACCAGGAACAAACCAAGTCCAAACAAATCCCTTGGCTTGGATGTCCAGTCAATTTTGA